Within Micromonospora narathiwatensis, the genomic segment GGTGGAGACGCCGCTCCGCGCCAGTACGGTGAAGGTCCGGGTGCTGGTCGGAGCGGCGTTCGCCGGGACGCCCAGTCCGGTCACCGTGAGTGCCAGCGAGGCCGCTGCCGCGACCATGCCGGCGGTGAAGCGCTTGCTCACCACATCAGATCCTCTCGTTGAGGGACGTGGCAGTCATCCCACAACACATAGAGGAGTTTGACCAGACGTCCATTCGGACCAGACCGGTTCAGGCTTTCACCGGCGCGATCCGGACGGCCCGTTCATCGCTCGCCGGTCAGGACCGGCTCGGCCGGGGCGGGCGGAACAGCCTCCGGCGTGCCGCGCAGCTCGTCCAGCCGGACCAGGGCGACCCCGACCACGATCAGCGCCCCGCCGAGCAGTTGGACGGGGCTCGGCAGCTCGCCCAGCACCAGCCAGGCGATGAGCACCGCGAACATCACCTCGGTCAGCCCGACGAACGAGGAGAGCCGCGCGCCGAGCAGCCGGGCCCCGGCGACGCCGGTCAGGTACGCGACCACGGCCGCGATCAGCGACAGGCCGGCGATCGGCACCAGCCAGCTCACCTGGTGCCCGGCGAAGTTCACGTCACCGCCGCTCGCCCGCAGCGGCAGCACGCCGAGCAAGCCGAGCAGGCCAAGCCCCAGCGCGCCGACGGCCATGCCCCCGCTGGCCATCACCACGGACGGCAGCGCGGCGTCGACCCGGCCGGCGATGACGAAGTACCCGGCCAGCCCGACCCCGGCACCCAGCCCCCAGAGCACCCCGACCGGATCGAGCCGCCCGGCGCCGGTCAGGTCCAGCACGAACACCAGCCCGCCCAGCGCGGTCAGCGAGCCGGCCACGGTGAGCAGCCGGGGCCGCTGGCCGTGGACCAGCCACATCCAGCCGACCACCAGCACGATGCCGAGGTATTCCAGCAGGAGTGCGACGCCGACCGGCAGATAGCGGACCGCGTTGAAGAAACACGCCTGGGCGACCGCCACGCCG encodes:
- a CDS encoding EamA family transporter, with protein sequence MRERSGVGLGLALISAVTFATSGTFARSLINGGWSAEAVVVARVGIAALVLAVPAVLALRGRRRVLRRNAGTIVVFGLLGVAVAQACFFNAVRYLPVGVALLLEYLGIVLVVGWMWLVHGQRPRLLTVAGSLTALGGLVFVLDLTGAGRLDPVGVLWGLGAGVGLAGYFVIAGRVDAALPSVVMASGGMAVGALGLGLLGLLGVLPLRASGGDVNFAGHQVSWLVPIAGLSLIAAVVAYLTGVAGARLLGARLSSFVGLTEVMFAVLIAWLVLGELPSPVQLLGGALIVVGVALVRLDELRGTPEAVPPAPAEPVLTGER